Proteins found in one Populus alba chromosome 14, ASM523922v2, whole genome shotgun sequence genomic segment:
- the LOC118041770 gene encoding protein NODULATION SIGNALING PATHWAY 2, translating into MAMAIDGTKFELDFSGYSSTTTTATTTPTISTENDHYHGCNWNDWSPMVDWEALSGPHDDFQDLIDSMMDDGALMNQSSRLTPDTSNSMSTSDTVFVDEETSYSNDFKGLRLVHLLVAAAEALTGLNKSGDLARVILVRLKELVSPNDGTNMERLAAYFTDALQGLLEGTGGIHSHKHHSVTNNGPYHHHHRDDPQQHHHQNDALAAFQLLQDMSPYVKFGHFTANQAILEAVADDRRIHIVDYDIMEGIQWASLMQALVSRKDGPPTPHLRITALSRGGSSRRSIGTVQETGRRLVAFAASIGQPFSFHQCRLDSDETFRPSALKSARGEALVMNCMLHLPHFSYREPDSVASFLSGAKTLNPRLITMVEEEVGPIGDGGFVGRFMDSLHHYSAFYDSMEAGFPMQGRARALVERVILGPRISGSLARIYRARGEEVCPWGEWLAAGGFQPVKVSFANHCQAKLLLGVFNDGYRVEELASNRLVLGWKSRRLLSASIWTSPSEPGL; encoded by the coding sequence ATGGCCATGGCTATAGACGGAACCAAATTTGAGCTTGACTTTTCCGGCTATAGCAGCACAACCACCACAgccaccacaacccccaccaTTTCCACCGAAAATGACCATTACCATGGCTGCAATTGGAACGACTGGTCTCCGATGGTCGACTGGGAGGCCTTATCTGGCCCCCACGATGACTTTCAAGACCTCATCGATTCCATGATGGATGATGGGGCATTAATGAATCAAAGTAGTCGCTTGACACCAGACACGAGTAACTCCATGTCCACAAGCGACACTGTGTTTGTCGATGAAGAAACAAGCTACAGCAACGATTTCAAGGGCTTGCGGTTAGTTCATCTATTGGTAGCTGCGGCTGAGGCACTTACTGGTCTAAACAAGAGCGGTGATCTGGCTCGGGTGATATTGGTTCGGCTCAAGGAGTTGGTGTCCCCAAATGATGGAACCAACATGGAAAGATTAGCTGCTTATTTCACTGATGCCTTGCAAGGTTTACTAGAAGGCACTGGTGGTATTCACAGTCATAAACATCATTCGGTAACCAACAATGGGCcttatcatcatcaccatcgcGACGATCCTCAACAACATCACCATCAAAATGATGCTCTTGCAGCCTTTCAGCTATTGCAAGACATGTCGCCTTATGTCAAGTTTGGGCATTTCACTGCCAATCAGGCAATTTTGGAAGCTGTAGCTGATGATAGGAGGATTCATATTGTGGATTATGATATCATGGAGGGGATCCAATGGGCTTCTTTGATGCAAGCTTTAGTTTCCAGGAAGGATGGCCCACCAACCCCACACCTTAGGATCACAGCTTTGTCAAGGGGTGGCAGTAGTCGGAGGTCTATTGGGACCGTCCAAGAAACGGGACGTCGTTTAGTGGCCTTTGCTGCATCAATCGGTCAACCCTTTTCTTTCCATCAGTGCAGGTTAGACTCCGATGAAACATTTAGACCATCTGCTTTGAAGTCAGCTAGAGGGGAGGCATTGGTTATGAATTGTATGTTACACCTTCCTCATTTTAGTTACCGGGAACCCGATTCTGTTGCTTCGTTTTTATCCGGAGCCAAGACATTGAACCCGAGATTAATAACcatggtggaggaggaggtgggGCCCATTGGGGATGGAGGGTTTGTGGGTCGGTTCATGGACTCATTGCACCACTACTCTGCCTTTTATGATTCGATGGAGGCGGGTTTTCCGATGCAGGGTCGGGCTCGGGCTTTAGTTGAAAGAGTGATTTTGGGGCCCAGGATTTCCGGGTCATTGGCTCGGATCTACAGGGCACGTGGAGAGGAGGTTTGCCCATGGGGGGAGTGGTTGGCTGCGGGGGGATTTCAGCCAGTTAAAGTAAGCTTTGCCAATCATTGTCAAGCAAAGCTCTTGCTGGGAGTTTTTAATGATGGGTACAGGGTGGAGGAATTGGCTAGCAACAGGCTCGTCCTTGGTTGGAAATCTAGACGTTTACTATCAGCCTCTATTTGGACCTCGCCTTCTGAACCTGGTTtgtaa
- the LOC118041771 gene encoding uncharacterized protein isoform X1 has translation MRSQCIWTPCKVLTPLSFKPSSFFTFSFSKQLLLPDKSVAAISSTRRGISSYPSLMASSPSLKDAVSTQQPLQQVAKRLEKFKTTIFTQMSSLAIKHGAINLGQGFPNFDGPEFVKEAAIQAIKDGKNQYARGYGVPDFSSAIAERFKKDTGLVVDPEKEITVTSGCTEAIAATMLGLINPGDEVILFAPFYDSYEATLSMAGAKIKCITLRPPDFAVPIDELKSAITQDTRAVLINTPHNPTGKMFSREELSTIASLCIENDVLVFTDEVYDKLAFEMDHISMASLPGMYERTVTLNSLGKTFSLTGWKIGWAIAPPHLTWGVRQAHSFLTFATSTPMQWAAAVALRAPESYYVELKRDYMAKKEILVEGLEAVGFKVFPSSGTYFVVVDHTPFGLENDIAFCEYLIKEVGVVAIPTSVFYLNPEDGKNLVRFTFCKDEGTLRAAVDRMKEKLKRK, from the exons ATGAGGAGTCAATGTATCTGGACGCCTTGTAAGGTGCTCACGCCACTGAGCTTTAAACCCTCATCATTCTTcaccttttcattttcaaagcAATTGCTTCTACCTGACAAAAGTGTTGCCGCTATTAGCTCTACAAGGAGAGGGATCTCTTCTTACCCTTCTCTCATGGCCTCCTCTCCTTCCCTCAAAGATGCAGTTTCCACTCAACAGCCGTTACAA CAGGTTGCAAAGCGTCTGGAGAAGTTCAAAACCACAATATTCACACAGATGAGTTCACTTGCCATCAAACATGGAGCGATAAATCTGGGCCAAGGCTTTCCCAATTTTGATGGTCCTGAGTTTGTCAAAGAAGCAGCCATCCAAGCTATTAAAGATGGGAAGAATCAATATGCTCGTGGATATGGGGTTCCAGATTTCAGCTCTGCCATTGCTGAGCGATTCAAGAAAGATACCGGGCTTGTGGTGGACCCTGAGAAAGAAATTACTGTTACATCTGGGTGCACCGAAGCTATAGCTGCAACTATGCTAGGCTTGATAAATCCTGGCGATGAAGTAATCCTCTTTGCTCCTTTCTATGATTCATATGAAGCCACATTATCAATGGCCGgtgcaaaaataaaatgtatcaCATTGCGCCCACCAGATTTTGCTGTTCCCATAGATGAGCTTAAATCAGCAATCACACAGGATACTCGTGCAGTTCTCATCAACACTCCACATAATCCAACTGGAAAGATGTTTTCCAGGGAGGAGCTTAGTACTATCGCATCGCTTTGCATTGAGAATGATGTGCTGGTTTTCACTGATGAAGTTTATGATAAATTGGCTTTTGAAATGGATCACATATCAATGGCCTCTCTTCCAGGAATGTATGAACGGACTGTGACTTTGAATTCCCTAGGGAAGACATTCTCCTTGACAGGCTGGAAGATTGGCTGGGCAATAGCACCTCCTCACTTGACATGGGGAGTGCGACAGGCACACTCTTTCCTTACTTTCGCCACCTCCACTCCTATGCAGTGGGCAGCTGCAGTTGCTCTCAGAGCCCCAGAATCCTACTATGTTGAGCTAAAGAGGGATTATATGGCAAAGAAGGAAATATTGGTTGAGGGGTTGGAGGCTGTTGGTTTCAAAGTATTTCCATCAAGTGGTACTtactttgttgttgttgatcaCACCCCTTTCGGCCTGGAAAATGATATTGCATTTTGTGAGTATCTGATCAAGGAAGTCGGGGTTGTGGCAATTCCAACAAGTGTATTTTACTTGAACCCGGAAGATGGAAAGAATTTGGTGAGATTCACCTTCTGCAAAGATGAAGGAACTTTGAGGGCTGCAGTTGATAGGATGAAGGAGAAGCTGAAGAGAAAATGA
- the LOC118041771 gene encoding uncharacterized protein isoform X2 codes for MRSQCIWTPCKVLTPLSFKPSSFFTFSFSKQLLLPDKSVAAISSTRRGISSYPSLMASSPSLKDAVSTQQPLQVAKRLEKFKTTIFTQMSSLAIKHGAINLGQGFPNFDGPEFVKEAAIQAIKDGKNQYARGYGVPDFSSAIAERFKKDTGLVVDPEKEITVTSGCTEAIAATMLGLINPGDEVILFAPFYDSYEATLSMAGAKIKCITLRPPDFAVPIDELKSAITQDTRAVLINTPHNPTGKMFSREELSTIASLCIENDVLVFTDEVYDKLAFEMDHISMASLPGMYERTVTLNSLGKTFSLTGWKIGWAIAPPHLTWGVRQAHSFLTFATSTPMQWAAAVALRAPESYYVELKRDYMAKKEILVEGLEAVGFKVFPSSGTYFVVVDHTPFGLENDIAFCEYLIKEVGVVAIPTSVFYLNPEDGKNLVRFTFCKDEGTLRAAVDRMKEKLKRK; via the exons ATGAGGAGTCAATGTATCTGGACGCCTTGTAAGGTGCTCACGCCACTGAGCTTTAAACCCTCATCATTCTTcaccttttcattttcaaagcAATTGCTTCTACCTGACAAAAGTGTTGCCGCTATTAGCTCTACAAGGAGAGGGATCTCTTCTTACCCTTCTCTCATGGCCTCCTCTCCTTCCCTCAAAGATGCAGTTTCCACTCAACAGCCGTTACAA GTTGCAAAGCGTCTGGAGAAGTTCAAAACCACAATATTCACACAGATGAGTTCACTTGCCATCAAACATGGAGCGATAAATCTGGGCCAAGGCTTTCCCAATTTTGATGGTCCTGAGTTTGTCAAAGAAGCAGCCATCCAAGCTATTAAAGATGGGAAGAATCAATATGCTCGTGGATATGGGGTTCCAGATTTCAGCTCTGCCATTGCTGAGCGATTCAAGAAAGATACCGGGCTTGTGGTGGACCCTGAGAAAGAAATTACTGTTACATCTGGGTGCACCGAAGCTATAGCTGCAACTATGCTAGGCTTGATAAATCCTGGCGATGAAGTAATCCTCTTTGCTCCTTTCTATGATTCATATGAAGCCACATTATCAATGGCCGgtgcaaaaataaaatgtatcaCATTGCGCCCACCAGATTTTGCTGTTCCCATAGATGAGCTTAAATCAGCAATCACACAGGATACTCGTGCAGTTCTCATCAACACTCCACATAATCCAACTGGAAAGATGTTTTCCAGGGAGGAGCTTAGTACTATCGCATCGCTTTGCATTGAGAATGATGTGCTGGTTTTCACTGATGAAGTTTATGATAAATTGGCTTTTGAAATGGATCACATATCAATGGCCTCTCTTCCAGGAATGTATGAACGGACTGTGACTTTGAATTCCCTAGGGAAGACATTCTCCTTGACAGGCTGGAAGATTGGCTGGGCAATAGCACCTCCTCACTTGACATGGGGAGTGCGACAGGCACACTCTTTCCTTACTTTCGCCACCTCCACTCCTATGCAGTGGGCAGCTGCAGTTGCTCTCAGAGCCCCAGAATCCTACTATGTTGAGCTAAAGAGGGATTATATGGCAAAGAAGGAAATATTGGTTGAGGGGTTGGAGGCTGTTGGTTTCAAAGTATTTCCATCAAGTGGTACTtactttgttgttgttgatcaCACCCCTTTCGGCCTGGAAAATGATATTGCATTTTGTGAGTATCTGATCAAGGAAGTCGGGGTTGTGGCAATTCCAACAAGTGTATTTTACTTGAACCCGGAAGATGGAAAGAATTTGGTGAGATTCACCTTCTGCAAAGATGAAGGAACTTTGAGGGCTGCAGTTGATAGGATGAAGGAGAAGCTGAAGAGAAAATGA